A stretch of the Enterobacteriaceae bacterium ESL0689 genome encodes the following:
- the ppk1 gene encoding polyphosphate kinase 1, producing the protein MGQEKLYIEKELSWLSFNERVLQEAADKSNPLIERMRFLGIYSNNLDEFYKVRFAELKRRIIISEEQGNTLHAHHLLGKIQTRVLKADQQFDSLYNELLLEMARKQIFLVNERQLSVNQQAWLRDYFRQHLRKHIIPIMINQDTDLIQFLKDDYTYLAVEIIRGDSVNYALLEIPADKVPRFINLPPEAPRRIKPMILLDNILRYCLDDIFKGFFDFDTLNAYSMKMTRDAEYDLVHEMESSLMELMSSSLKQRLTAEPVRFVYQRDMPHAMVEMLRDKFAISHYDSMLPGSRYHNFKDFINFPNVGKANLVNKPQPCLRHVWFDKFRNGFDTIRERDVLLYYPYHTFEHVLELLRQSSFDPSVLAIKINIYRVAKDSRIIDSVIHAAHNGKKVTVVVELQARFDEEANIRWAKRLTEAGVHVIFSAPGLKIHAKLFLISRREGNRVIRYAHIGTGNFNEKTARLYTDYSLLTADARITNEVRRVFNFIENPYRPVSFNYLLVSPQNSRHLLYDMIDQEIDNARNGRPAGITLKLNNLVDEGLVDRLYAASGAGVPINLLVRGMCSLIPGLPGISENIRAISIVDRFLEHDRVYVFENGGDKKVWLSSADWMTRNIDYRIEVAVPLLDPDLKQRVLNILAILFSDTVKARYLDKELSNRYVPRGNRRKVRAQPAIYHYLQSLEKPD; encoded by the coding sequence ATGGGCCAGGAAAAGCTGTATATCGAAAAAGAACTCAGTTGGTTGTCCTTTAATGAACGTGTTCTTCAGGAAGCCGCAGATAAAAGTAATCCACTGATTGAACGTATGCGTTTTCTGGGCATTTACTCTAACAACCTTGATGAGTTTTACAAAGTGCGCTTCGCCGAACTTAAGCGCCGTATCATTATCAGTGAAGAACAGGGAAATACGCTCCACGCTCACCACTTGCTGGGAAAAATTCAGACACGTGTTCTTAAAGCCGACCAGCAATTTGACAGCCTGTATAATGAACTGCTGCTGGAGATGGCGCGTAAACAGATCTTTCTGGTTAACGAACGTCAGCTTTCGGTCAATCAACAGGCCTGGTTACGCGATTACTTCCGCCAGCATCTGCGTAAGCACATCATCCCGATTATGATTAATCAGGATACCGATCTGATCCAGTTTCTGAAAGATGACTACACTTATCTGGCTGTCGAGATTATCCGTGGTGACAGCGTTAACTATGCTTTACTGGAAATCCCGGCCGATAAAGTGCCGCGTTTTATTAATCTGCCGCCAGAAGCGCCACGAAGAATAAAACCGATGATTTTACTGGACAATATATTACGTTATTGTCTCGATGATATTTTTAAGGGTTTCTTCGATTTTGATACCCTCAATGCCTATTCGATGAAGATGACACGTGATGCCGAATATGACCTGGTTCACGAGATGGAATCGAGCCTGATGGAGCTGATGTCCTCCAGCCTTAAACAGCGCCTGACCGCAGAACCGGTACGTTTTGTCTATCAACGTGATATGCCCCATGCGATGGTGGAAATGCTGCGCGATAAATTCGCCATTTCACACTATGACTCGATGTTGCCCGGCAGCCGCTATCATAATTTTAAAGATTTTATCAATTTCCCTAATGTCGGTAAGGCTAACCTGGTCAACAAACCCCAGCCATGTCTGCGTCATGTCTGGTTTGATAAATTTCGTAATGGCTTTGATACTATCCGTGAACGCGATGTCTTGCTCTATTATCCCTATCATACCTTTGAGCATGTGCTGGAGTTACTGCGGCAGTCCTCATTTGACCCCAGCGTACTGGCAATCAAAATCAATATTTACCGGGTAGCCAAAGATTCACGGATCATCGACTCGGTTATTCATGCCGCCCATAATGGCAAAAAAGTGACGGTGGTCGTTGAGCTACAGGCGCGTTTTGACGAAGAGGCCAATATTCGCTGGGCCAAACGGCTGACCGAAGCGGGGGTTCACGTTATCTTCTCCGCACCCGGGCTGAAAATTCACGCCAAGTTGTTCCTGATATCGCGCCGGGAGGGAAACAGAGTTATCCGTTACGCCCATATTGGCACTGGGAACTTTAATGAAAAAACCGCCCGCCTGTATACCGACTATTCATTGCTCACCGCAGATGCCCGCATCACCAATGAAGTACGTAGGGTCTTTAATTTTATTGAAAATCCTTACCGCCCGGTCAGTTTCAACTATCTGCTGGTGTCGCCACAAAATTCACGTCATCTGTTATATGACATGATCGATCAGGAAATAGATAATGCCCGCAATGGACGCCCCGCAGGCATTACCCTGAAGCTCAATAATCTGGTGGATGAGGGGCTGGTCGATCGCCTGTATGCCGCCTCCGGTGCCGGGGTGCCGATCAATCTGTTAGTTCGTGGCATGTGTTCGCTGATCCCAGGGCTCCCCGGGATCAGCGAAAATATTCGTGCTATCAGTATTGTTGATCGTTTTCTTGAGCATGATCGGGTCTATGTTTTCGAAAATGGCGGCGATAAAAAAGTCTGGCTCTCTTCCGCCGACTGGATGACGCGCAATATCGATTATCGCATTGAAGTGGCCGTCCCCCTGCTGGACCCTGATCTAAAACAACGTGTACTGAATATCCTTGCGATTTTGTTCAGTGATACGGTGAAAGCACGCTATCTTGATAAAGAACTGAGTAATCGCTATGTGCCACGCGGTAATCGCCGTAAGGTGCGCGCACAACCGGCGATATACCATTATCTCCAATCGCTTGAAAAACCTGATTAG
- the ppx gene encoding exopolyphosphatase has translation MPVNHEMSCPQEFAAVDLGSNSFHMVIARVVDGTLQIISRLKQRVHLADGLDDHGRLSEEAISRGLNCLSLFAERLRGFPPSRVRIVGTHTLRQATNAEEFLHRAKKVLPYPIEIISGNEEARLIFMGVAHTQPGGGRKLVIDIGGGSTELIIGENFQPLLVESRRMGCVSFSQTYFADGIISKDNFQHARLAAIQQLETLASPFRALGWDVAMGASGTIKAVHEVLIASGKKEGVITPERLEKLVAELLKFKHRDKLRLPGLSEDRKMVFAPGLAILCGVFDALKIKALLLSDGALREGVLYEMEGRFRHQDIRSRTAQSLSRQYNIDTQQASRVLETTMQLFAQWQAQNPRLADPCLTALLKWAAMLYEIGLGINHSGIHRHSAYILQHSDLPGFDQEQQMMIATLVRYHRKSIHPDELPRFTLFKKKQFLPLIKLLRLGVLLNNQRQATLLPPELILNTDDNHWTLIFPHDWFHQNVLIRLDLEKEQKYWHDVADWKLEISEAKPDNCG, from the coding sequence ATGCCAGTAAATCACGAAATGAGTTGCCCACAAGAGTTCGCAGCGGTCGATCTGGGATCAAACAGCTTCCATATGGTTATCGCTCGCGTTGTTGACGGTACTCTACAAATTATCAGCCGACTCAAACAACGTGTTCATCTCGCTGATGGGCTTGACGACCACGGACGGCTCAGTGAGGAGGCGATCAGCCGGGGATTAAACTGTTTATCGCTGTTTGCAGAGCGGTTACGGGGATTTCCTCCCTCGCGTGTCCGTATTGTCGGGACACATACTTTACGTCAGGCAACCAATGCTGAGGAGTTTCTCCATCGGGCGAAAAAAGTGCTCCCCTACCCCATCGAGATAATCTCCGGCAACGAAGAGGCGCGTCTGATTTTTATGGGGGTCGCCCATACTCAGCCCGGCGGCGGACGTAAGCTGGTGATCGATATCGGCGGCGGCTCAACCGAACTGATTATTGGCGAAAATTTCCAGCCATTACTGGTTGAAAGCCGGCGTATGGGCTGCGTGAGTTTTTCTCAGACCTATTTTGCTGACGGTATTATCAGTAAAGATAACTTTCAGCATGCTCGGCTGGCGGCGATCCAGCAACTGGAAACCCTGGCCTCCCCGTTTCGTGCCCTCGGCTGGGATGTGGCAATGGGAGCATCCGGAACGATCAAAGCGGTTCATGAAGTGTTAATCGCAAGCGGCAAAAAAGAGGGGGTGATCACCCCTGAACGTCTTGAGAAGCTGGTGGCGGAACTGCTGAAATTTAAACACAGGGATAAACTCAGGCTACCGGGTTTGTCAGAAGATCGCAAAATGGTCTTTGCACCCGGGCTGGCTATCCTGTGCGGTGTTTTCGATGCGCTGAAAATTAAAGCGTTATTGCTCTCTGATGGCGCTTTGCGCGAAGGGGTACTGTATGAAATGGAGGGGCGTTTTCGCCATCAGGATATTCGTAGCCGTACTGCGCAAAGTCTGTCGCGGCAATACAATATTGATACTCAGCAAGCATCCCGGGTTCTGGAAACGACAATGCAGCTATTCGCACAATGGCAGGCGCAAAACCCGCGACTGGCTGATCCTTGTCTGACAGCGTTACTGAAATGGGCAGCGATGTTGTATGAAATCGGACTCGGTATTAACCACAGTGGCATACATCGTCATTCCGCCTATATTTTGCAACACAGTGATCTCCCAGGCTTTGATCAGGAACAACAAATGATGATAGCGACCCTGGTTCGTTATCATCGTAAATCGATCCATCCGGATGAGCTTCCCCGCTTCACTCTTTTTAAGAAAAAGCAGTTCTTGCCGCTGATTAAACTCCTGCGTCTCGGCGTGCTACTGAATAATCAGCGTCAGGCAACCCTTCTGCCACCTGAACTGATATTAAATACTGACGACAACCACTGGACTCTGATCTTTCCCCATGACTGGTTTCATCAGAATGTACTGATACGCCTCGACCTGGAAAAAGAACAAAAGTACTGGCACGATGTCGCTGACTGGAAACTGGAGATTAGCGAAGCAAAACCCGATAACTGCGGCTAA
- a CDS encoding EAL domain-containing protein — protein sequence MKFYQQYRDKWWALPLILPTLLLPLANQVNAYATLNGNEVALYCLPLALVLSLMLFFNWVALPGLIIGLIVTFTYDLPIVESVGLVCQFLIPSVLCWAGYHIFSPRRRQAPHGNIDLIPHRLLWLMLLPSAIFVVFSQLTGKLQLPVLAAELVGSDPFNLRSLITFQALMVGCLTGVPLCYFFIRIIRNPLYFRRFIYQARLQVDPKVNRAEFILWSLLLVILLLLLFIPLNSSSTIFSTSYTLSLLTPVMLWGGMRFGYRLIAVIWIPVLILIIHFHDRYLPVSLNYQNQLAVTSSSYLLSSFIVVYMAMLATRQRLIHSRIQRMAFLDPVVHMPNIRALSRALDNSVWSVICFLCIPELELLGRYYGVLLRIQYKQKLAEHLGELLQPNEDVYDLSGHDLVIRLNSGDHLTRIAELDQRVRHFRFIWDGIPLQPRVGISYCNVRSPVQHLHLLLGELNNVADMSLTSDQPENMSFSGVTQGQYCLKDKVARMHQIQQALEQNQFYLMAQPIMGIRGDNYHEVLLRMVDDNGKLVSPADFLPVAHEFGLVSQIDIWVLEHTLSFMDQHRKTLPGLRLAVNLSPVSVSRSHFPDEVSRLLAQYHIEPWQLIFELTENHALRNPQQARQTLAHLQMLGCRVAIDDFGTGYASYVSLKNLNADLLKIDGSFIRNLMTSSLDYQVVASICNLARMKKMQLVAEYVETPDIRKAVLALGIDYLQGYDIGEPVPLASLVTEAEHHLHHNAG from the coding sequence ATGAAATTTTATCAACAATATCGTGATAAATGGTGGGCATTGCCACTCATACTCCCGACACTGTTACTGCCACTGGCGAACCAGGTCAATGCGTACGCAACACTGAATGGTAATGAAGTCGCGCTTTACTGTTTGCCTCTGGCGCTGGTACTAAGCCTGATGCTCTTTTTTAACTGGGTAGCCTTACCGGGGCTTATTATTGGTCTGATCGTGACCTTTACCTATGATCTGCCGATAGTCGAGTCGGTGGGGCTCGTTTGTCAATTTCTGATCCCGTCAGTATTGTGCTGGGCGGGCTACCATATTTTTTCTCCCCGCAGACGGCAGGCACCACACGGTAATATCGACCTGATACCACATCGGTTGCTGTGGCTGATGTTGTTACCCTCAGCGATATTTGTGGTCTTTTCTCAGCTGACCGGAAAACTGCAACTGCCTGTTTTAGCCGCTGAGCTGGTCGGGAGCGATCCGTTTAATTTGCGATCGTTGATTACCTTCCAGGCACTGATGGTCGGTTGTTTAACCGGGGTACCCTTGTGCTATTTTTTTATTCGGATCATCCGCAACCCATTATATTTTCGCCGCTTTATATATCAGGCACGCTTACAGGTCGATCCTAAAGTTAACCGGGCAGAGTTTATTCTGTGGTCATTATTACTCGTCATCTTACTGTTGCTATTATTTATTCCATTGAATAGCAGTAGTACGATTTTCAGTACCAGCTATACCTTATCATTACTGACACCGGTGATGTTGTGGGGTGGCATGCGTTTTGGTTATCGTCTGATCGCTGTTATCTGGATACCGGTGTTGATTCTGATTATTCATTTTCATGATCGTTATTTGCCCGTTTCGCTTAACTATCAAAATCAACTGGCGGTCACTTCATCATCTTATCTGTTGTCATCTTTCATTGTCGTGTATATGGCAATGCTGGCCACCCGGCAACGCCTGATTCATTCGCGGATACAGCGCATGGCATTTCTCGATCCAGTGGTTCATATGCCGAATATCCGGGCATTGAGCCGGGCGTTGGATAACTCCGTCTGGTCAGTGATCTGTTTTTTATGCATTCCGGAACTCGAGCTGTTAGGGCGTTATTATGGGGTTCTGTTGCGTATTCAGTATAAGCAAAAGCTGGCCGAACATCTGGGTGAGTTACTTCAGCCCAATGAAGATGTCTATGATCTTTCCGGGCATGATCTGGTGATCCGCCTCAACAGTGGCGATCATCTGACACGTATTGCTGAACTCGATCAGCGCGTCCGTCATTTTCGTTTTATCTGGGATGGGATACCGTTACAGCCAAGAGTTGGGATAAGTTACTGCAATGTGCGTTCACCGGTTCAGCATCTTCATCTGTTACTGGGAGAGCTGAATAATGTTGCCGATATGTCGTTGACCAGTGACCAGCCAGAGAATATGTCATTTAGTGGCGTGACTCAGGGACAGTATTGCTTAAAAGATAAAGTAGCGCGGATGCATCAGATCCAGCAGGCGCTGGAACAAAACCAGTTTTACCTGATGGCACAACCGATTATGGGAATCCGTGGCGATAATTACCATGAAGTGTTGTTGAGAATGGTGGATGATAACGGCAAGCTCGTGTCACCCGCCGATTTTTTGCCAGTGGCGCATGAGTTTGGCCTTGTTTCGCAGATTGATATATGGGTGCTGGAACATACCCTTTCCTTTATGGATCAGCATCGCAAAACGTTACCGGGATTACGGCTGGCGGTTAACCTGTCTCCGGTTTCGGTCAGTCGTAGTCACTTCCCTGATGAAGTATCGCGATTACTGGCGCAGTATCATATTGAACCGTGGCAGTTAATCTTTGAATTAACAGAAAATCACGCCCTGCGTAATCCGCAGCAGGCGCGACAAACGCTGGCACATTTACAAATGCTGGGATGTCGGGTGGCGATTGATGACTTTGGCACCGGTTATGCCAGCTACGTCAGCCTCAAGAATCTGAACGCCGATCTGCTAAAGATTGACGGTAGCTTTATTCGTAACCTGATGACCAGTAGCCTCGATTACCAGGTCGTGGCATCTATTTGCAATCTGGCACGGATGAAAAAGATGCAGCTGGTGGCGGAGTATGTGGAAACCCCCGACATCCGCAAGGCGGTGCTGGCCCTGGGGATCGATTATCTTCAGGGATATGATATTGGTGAACCAGTGCCGCTCGCATCACTGGTCACGGAGGCAGAACATCATCTCCATCATAATGCCGGATGA
- a CDS encoding Txe/YoeB family addiction module toxin, whose translation MSKWNIKFTKNSAEDINYWRGTDKKKFERIRQLLHSIESDPLTGMGKPERLRHHKDPALYFRRIDQSHRLVYSIQNGEIIIYAARYHYGDK comes from the coding sequence TTGTCGAAGTGGAATATTAAGTTCACAAAGAATAGTGCTGAAGATATTAACTACTGGCGTGGTACTGACAAGAAAAAATTCGAACGTATCAGACAATTACTTCACAGCATCGAGAGTGACCCGCTAACCGGTATGGGAAAACCTGAGCGGCTGCGCCATCACAAAGATCCGGCGCTCTATTTTCGCCGAATCGATCAGAGCCATCGGTTGGTTTACTCAATTCAGAACGGAGAAATCATCATTTACGCAGCCCGTTATCACTATGGCGACAAATAG
- a CDS encoding type II toxin-antitoxin system Phd/YefM family antitoxin — translation MYVITFTDARKHFSDTMKRVTDDAEPIRIMRRDAPDVVMIDAEEYEALMETVYLFSNPANATHINESMKQAERGEFVEVEY, via the coding sequence ATGTATGTAATCACTTTTACCGACGCTCGTAAGCACTTTTCCGATACCATGAAACGTGTTACAGATGATGCAGAGCCAATTCGAATCATGCGCCGTGACGCGCCTGATGTTGTCATGATCGATGCCGAAGAGTATGAGGCGCTTATGGAAACAGTTTATCTGTTTAGTAATCCTGCAAATGCGACCCATATAAATGAGTCCATGAAACAAGCGGAGCGTGGCGAATTTGTCGAAGTGGAATATTAA
- the guaA gene encoding glutamine-hydrolyzing GMP synthase, translated as MTDNIHKHRILILDFGSQYTQLVARRIREAGVYCELWAWDVTAEQIRAFNPNGIILSGGPESTTEQNSPRAPQYVFEAGVPVLGICYGMQTMAVQLGGDVVSSTEREFGYAQVTVQTDSALVDGIEDSLNADGKALLDVWMSHGDKVTAIPPGFVTVASTETCPFAIMADEDKRFYGVQFHPEVTHTRQGLRILERFVRDICQCEALWTAARIIDDTIIRIRQQVGNDKVILGLSGGVDSSVTAMLLHRAIGNNLTCVFVDNGLLRLNEASQVMEMFGEHFGLNIVHLAAEDRFLGALAGESDPEAKRKIIGRVFVELFDEQAMKHDDVKWLAQGTIYPDIIESAASATGKAHVIKSHHNVGGLPKEMKLGLVEPLKELFKDEVRKIGLELGLPYDMLYRHPFPGPGLGVRVLGEVKKAYCDLLRRADAIFIEELHKADLYHKVSQAFAVFLPVRSVGVMGDGRKFDWVIALRAVETIDFMTAHWAHLPYDFLGRVSNRIINEVNGISRVVYDISGKPPATIEWE; from the coding sequence ATGACTGATAACATTCATAAACATCGTATTCTTATTCTGGACTTTGGTTCTCAGTACACGCAATTAGTGGCACGCCGTATACGGGAAGCTGGCGTCTATTGCGAGTTATGGGCCTGGGATGTAACGGCAGAACAAATTCGCGCCTTCAACCCCAATGGCATTATTCTCTCTGGTGGCCCGGAAAGTACCACCGAACAGAACAGCCCGCGTGCGCCGCAGTATGTTTTCGAAGCGGGTGTCCCGGTATTGGGTATCTGTTATGGGATGCAAACGATGGCCGTCCAGCTGGGCGGTGATGTTGTCTCTTCTACTGAGCGTGAATTTGGCTATGCCCAGGTTACAGTACAAACCGATAGCGCGTTAGTCGACGGTATTGAAGATTCACTGAATGCCGACGGCAAGGCATTACTGGATGTCTGGATGAGTCACGGTGATAAAGTGACGGCGATCCCGCCAGGGTTTGTTACCGTCGCCAGTACCGAAACCTGTCCGTTCGCGATTATGGCTGACGAAGATAAACGCTTTTATGGTGTGCAGTTCCATCCGGAGGTCACCCATACCCGCCAGGGGCTACGGATTCTGGAGCGGTTTGTGCGCGATATCTGCCAGTGTGAAGCGCTGTGGACCGCCGCCAGAATCATCGACGATACCATTATCCGTATTCGTCAGCAGGTAGGTAATGACAAAGTGATCCTCGGACTGTCGGGCGGTGTGGACTCTTCTGTCACCGCGATGTTGCTGCATCGCGCTATTGGCAACAATCTGACCTGCGTTTTTGTCGATAATGGCTTGCTGCGACTGAATGAAGCCAGCCAGGTTATGGAAATGTTCGGTGAACATTTCGGCCTCAATATTGTGCATCTGGCAGCAGAAGATCGTTTTCTGGGCGCACTGGCCGGTGAGAGTGATCCGGAGGCCAAACGTAAAATTATCGGACGTGTCTTTGTTGAGCTGTTTGATGAACAGGCGATGAAGCACGACGATGTCAAGTGGCTGGCGCAGGGGACTATCTATCCTGATATCATCGAATCCGCCGCATCCGCTACCGGTAAAGCGCATGTGATAAAATCTCACCATAATGTCGGTGGTCTGCCGAAAGAGATGAAGCTGGGGCTGGTCGAGCCGCTCAAAGAGCTGTTCAAGGATGAGGTGCGTAAAATTGGCCTCGAGCTGGGGCTGCCTTATGACATGCTCTATCGCCATCCTTTCCCGGGCCCCGGTCTGGGCGTGCGTGTGCTGGGTGAAGTGAAAAAAGCGTACTGTGATTTATTGCGCCGTGCGGACGCGATCTTTATCGAAGAACTGCATAAAGCTGATTTATATCATAAAGTCAGCCAGGCGTTTGCTGTCTTCCTGCCGGTGCGTTCGGTGGGTGTGATGGGTGACGGACGTAAATTCGACTGGGTTATTGCATTACGTGCCGTCGAAACGATCGACTTTATGACCGCGCACTGGGCACATCTGCCGTATGATTTTCTTGGCCGGGTTTCTAACCGGATTATCAACGAGGTCAATGGCATTTCGCGTGTGGTCTACGATATCAGCGGTAAACCCCCCGCGACGATTGAGTGGGAGTGA
- the guaB gene encoding IMP dehydrogenase: MLRIAKEALTFDDVLLIPAHSTVLPHTADLSTQLTADIRLNIPMLSAAMDTVTEARLAIALAQEGGIGFIHKNMSIERQVEEVLRVKKHESGVVSEPQTVLPTTTLHEVKALTERNGFAGYPVVTEQNELVGIITGRDVRFVTDLNQPVSVYMTPKERLVTVREGENREVVFARMHEKRIEKALVVDANFHLLGMITVKDFQKAERKPNACKDEHGRLRVGAAVGAGAGNEERIDALVAAGVDVLLIDSSHGHSEGVLQRIRETRAKYPQLPIIGGNVATGAGARALMEAGASAVKVGIGPGSICTTRIVTGVGVPQITAISDAVAALEGTGIPVIADGGIRFSGDIAKAIAAGAAAVMVGSMLAGTEESPGEIELYQGRSYKSYRGMGSLGAMAKGSSDRYFQSDNAADKLVPEGIEGRVAYKGKVKEIIHQQMGGLRSCMGLTGCSNIDTLRTKAEFVRISGAGIQESHVHDVTITKESPNYRMGS, from the coding sequence ATGCTACGTATCGCTAAAGAAGCGCTGACATTTGATGATGTCCTCCTTATTCCCGCTCACTCTACTGTTTTACCCCATACTGCTGATCTGAGTACGCAGTTAACCGCCGATATTCGTCTGAACATCCCGATGCTGTCCGCCGCGATGGATACCGTCACTGAAGCGCGACTGGCTATTGCACTGGCGCAGGAAGGCGGTATCGGTTTTATCCATAAAAATATGTCGATAGAACGCCAGGTCGAAGAGGTTCTCCGGGTCAAGAAACATGAATCCGGCGTGGTTTCTGAGCCGCAAACCGTGCTGCCGACCACGACGTTGCATGAAGTGAAAGCGCTGACTGAACGCAATGGTTTTGCGGGTTATCCGGTGGTCACAGAACAAAATGAGCTGGTGGGTATTATTACCGGGCGTGATGTTCGTTTCGTCACCGACCTCAATCAGCCCGTCAGCGTCTATATGACGCCAAAAGAACGACTGGTAACGGTACGGGAGGGGGAGAACCGCGAAGTGGTCTTCGCCAGAATGCATGAAAAACGGATTGAAAAGGCACTGGTGGTCGATGCAAATTTCCATCTGCTCGGCATGATCACGGTGAAAGATTTTCAGAAAGCAGAACGTAAACCGAACGCCTGTAAAGATGAGCACGGACGTCTGCGGGTTGGCGCTGCGGTCGGGGCGGGCGCGGGCAATGAGGAGCGCATTGATGCGCTGGTCGCGGCAGGGGTCGATGTCCTGCTTATCGACTCCTCACACGGTCACTCAGAAGGGGTGTTGCAGCGTATTCGTGAAACGCGGGCGAAGTATCCACAATTGCCGATTATTGGCGGTAATGTGGCGACGGGAGCCGGTGCCCGTGCATTGATGGAAGCAGGCGCCAGTGCCGTCAAAGTCGGCATCGGGCCAGGATCGATTTGTACTACCCGGATCGTGACCGGGGTTGGTGTTCCGCAGATTACCGCGATCTCTGACGCCGTGGCGGCGCTGGAAGGAACCGGTATTCCGGTGATCGCTGACGGTGGGATTCGTTTCTCCGGTGATATTGCGAAAGCGATTGCGGCGGGCGCAGCGGCAGTGATGGTGGGCTCAATGCTGGCCGGTACTGAAGAATCCCCCGGTGAGATTGAACTTTATCAGGGGCGCTCTTACAAATCTTATCGCGGTATGGGATCGCTGGGGGCGATGGCCAAAGGCTCCTCTGATCGTTATTTCCAGAGCGATAACGCCGCCGACAAATTAGTCCCCGAAGGTATTGAAGGACGGGTGGCTTATAAAGGAAAAGTGAAAGAGATTATTCACCAGCAGATGGGCGGCCTGCGATCCTGCATGGGGCTGACCGGCTGTAGTAACATTGATACCCTGAGAACGAAAGCTGAATTTGTGCGTATCAGTGGTGCCGGTATTCAGGAAAGTCATGTCCATGATGTGACGATCACCAAAGAGTCGCCAAACTACCGCATGGGCTCCTGA
- the xseA gene encoding exodeoxyribonuclease VII large subunit translates to MLPSSSPPVLSVSRLNQTVRQLLEQEIGLLWISGEISNFSQPASGHWYFTLKDDNAQVRCAMFRNSNRRVTFRPQHGQQVLVRANITLYEPRGDYQIIVESLQPAGEGLLQQKYEQLKAQLAAEGLFDQQHKKGLPAPAHCVGIITSPTGAALHDILQILKRRDPALPVIIYPTAVQGDDAPAQIIRAIELANRRQECDVLIVGRGGGSLEDLWSFNDERVARAIFASHIPMVSAVGHETDITIADFVADLRAPTPSAAAELVSRNQQELQRQLQSGQQRLAMAMDYFLAQRHQRFDALYHRLQQQHPQLRLVRQQASLERLRQRLRQGMETRLRYTIQRQQRLEQRLNLQNPLSAIHRIQSYLQQLEYRLAESIRGRLSDQREQFSNRVTHLEAVSPLATLARGYSVTTLAEGGVLKHTRQAKVGHLLTTRVNDGWIASEVKEITPIKQTSRQRS, encoded by the coding sequence ATGTTGCCCTCATCTTCCCCCCCTGTCCTGAGCGTCAGTCGTCTGAACCAGACCGTTCGTCAGTTACTGGAACAGGAAATAGGCCTGTTGTGGATTAGCGGCGAGATCTCCAACTTCAGCCAGCCTGCCTCTGGTCACTGGTATTTTACCCTTAAAGATGATAACGCCCAGGTGCGCTGTGCCATGTTTCGCAACAGCAATCGCCGGGTTACTTTTCGTCCGCAACATGGGCAACAGGTGCTGGTTCGCGCCAATATCACCCTGTACGAACCCCGTGGCGACTATCAAATCATCGTCGAAAGCCTGCAACCGGCCGGTGAAGGACTTCTCCAGCAAAAATATGAACAGTTAAAGGCACAACTGGCGGCAGAAGGACTTTTCGATCAACAACATAAAAAAGGTCTGCCCGCACCGGCGCATTGTGTCGGTATTATCACCTCACCCACCGGTGCTGCACTGCATGATATTCTGCAGATCCTCAAACGGCGTGATCCGGCACTGCCGGTGATTATCTATCCGACGGCAGTACAGGGTGATGATGCGCCCGCACAAATTATCCGTGCCATCGAATTAGCCAACCGACGCCAGGAGTGTGATGTGTTGATTGTGGGCCGTGGTGGTGGCTCGCTGGAAGACTTATGGAGTTTTAATGATGAGCGGGTGGCGCGGGCCATTTTTGCCAGCCATATCCCGATGGTGAGTGCTGTTGGCCATGAAACAGATATCACCATCGCCGACTTTGTCGCTGACCTGCGCGCCCCGACGCCTTCTGCTGCCGCCGAACTTGTCAGCCGTAATCAGCAGGAGTTGCAGCGACAATTACAAAGCGGGCAACAGCGCCTGGCGATGGCGATGGACTATTTTCTCGCGCAGCGTCATCAACGCTTTGACGCGCTATACCACCGGCTGCAACAGCAGCACCCGCAGTTACGCTTAGTACGTCAGCAGGCATCGCTGGAACGGCTGCGCCAGCGTCTTCGTCAGGGGATGGAGACCCGGCTCAGATATACCATTCAGCGCCAGCAACGGCTTGAGCAACGTCTGAACCTGCAAAATCCGCTATCGGCAATTCATCGTATTCAGTCATATCTTCAGCAACTGGAATATCGCCTCGCCGAAAGCATTCGTGGCCGCCTGAGTGATCAGCGAGAACAATTCAGCAATCGTGTGACTCATCTGGAAGCCGTCAGCCCGCTGGCAACCCTGGCGCGTGGCTACAGTGTCACCACCCTTGCCGAAGGTGGGGTGCTGAAACACACCCGCCAGGCAAAAGTGGGGCATCTTCTGACAACGCGGGTTAATGACGGCTGGATTGCAAGTGAAGTGAAAGAGATTACGCCGATCAAACAAACATCGCGCCAACGCTCATAA